From a single Porites lutea chromosome 10, jaPorLute2.1, whole genome shotgun sequence genomic region:
- the LOC140950536 gene encoding etoposide-induced protein 2.4 homolog, which produces MSDLKPIVLGMVHGLKDSLIGMTALLRLKSILEGNHAENQYNTNVQPHRRTRHGAKTVEKKKDLNSVGVKEIFSKMLQCCLLNGGIFWMSIFLFEGFIIPGLQNLTHFIFNIVSGSTQHQGLWLWKWMGPFLSYLFSALWVLPLYWLSKPLNSLWYQEIADSAYRNTRGRPLGFLATVGKESVSSHISKTVADFFFSFLLQMFFLVQAMVASFLPILGPVISLGHMCLLYSLYTFEYKWVNMGWTASKRLSYMESNWPYFVGFGLPLAVLTSLPPSFIISGCVFAILFPLFIISGNEAKVEETNQIPLRIFSFVIWLTNKVFTRRPVTNRAQDSRAESMEGT; this is translated from the exons ATGAGCGATTTAAAGCCAATAGTTCTTGGTATGGTCCATGGATTGAAAGATTCTCTGATTGGGATGACAGCACTCCTTAGACTTAAAAGTATTCTAGAAGGAAATCACGCGGAGAATCAATACAATACTAATGTTCAGCCTCACCGAAGAACCAGGCACGGAGCCAAAACAGTGGAGAAGAAAAAGGATCTAAA tTCAGTTGGTGTGAAGGAAATATTTAGTAAAATGTTACAGTGCTGTCTTTTGAATGGGGGAATATTTTGG ATGagcattttcctttttgaaggCTTCATTATTCCTGGACTACAGAACCTCACTCATTTCATATTCA ATATAGTTAGTGGCAGTACTCAGCATCAGGGTTTATGGCTATGGAAGTGGATGGGACCTTTTCTGTCATACTTGTTCAGTGCTTTGTGGGTGTTACCTCTGTATTGGCTGAGCAAACCCCTCAACTCATTATGGTATCAG GAAATTGCTGACTCAGCATACCGCAACACAAGGGGAAGACCACTTGGATTTTTAGCAACTGTTGGAAAAGAAAG TGTGTCATCCCACATCAGTAAAACAGTGGCAGATTTCTTCTTTAGTTTTTTACTGcaaatgttttttcttgttcag GCTATGGTAGCAAGCTTTCTTCCTATCTTGGGACCTGTAATAAGTCTTGGTCACATGTGTCTTCTCTATTCTCTATACACATTTGAATACAAGTGGGTTAATATGG GTTGGACAGCTTCTAAACGACTTTCTTACATGGAATCAAACTGGCCTTATTTTGTTGGGTTTGGTCTTCCACTCGCTGTTTTGACGTCGTTACCTCCTTCATTTATAATCAG TGGATGTGTGTTTGCTATACTCTTCCCCCTCTTTATCATCAGCGGAAATGAAGCGAAAGTAGAAGAAACAAA tCAGATTCCTTTGAGGATATTTTCCTTCGTTATCTGGTTAACCAACAAAGTATTCACGAGGCGACCTGTCACAAATAGAGCCCAGGACTCTCGCGCCGAATCCATGGAGGGCACGTGA